One region of Oryza sativa Japonica Group chromosome 5, ASM3414082v1 genomic DNA includes:
- the LOC4338280 gene encoding uncharacterized protein — translation MTPPFRPSPSAGSIPRGCGGDRCASGRDAWPLHHVRHDGVFCRLCSSCVLLYHPAAFCSACLLLFPPASASASASAATAVQEPRLDPILSPPGPTAACSSCGLFVAHHSCVPDSASFVCPSCAAAAEGKPFSYTPAGGGRRALDERAARVLLVAARLAHDSVARAAAAAREDAERCVREAAVARKRSREMLDAAFRALEAEAREAKKPAAAPPPKKKIPKSSEANRDKLLKFNAMQQPALAFAAAAAAAASSMPLSIPSSREDKKPVKQEVQGEPTLNSIKMGS, via the coding sequence atgacgcCTCCCTTCCGCCCGTCGCCCTCCGCCGGCTCCATCCCtcgtggctgcggcggcgaccggtGCGCATCCGGCCGCGACGCCTGGCCCCTCCACCACGTCCGCCACGACGGCGTCTTCTGCCGCCTCTGCTCCTCCTGTGTCCTGCTCTATCACCCCGCCGCCTTCTGCTCCGcctgcctcctcctcttccctcccgcctccgcctccgcctccgcctccgccgccaccgccgtccagGAGCCCCGCCTCGATCCCATCCTCTCCCCGCCGGGACCTACCGCCGCTTGCTCCAGCTGCGGCCTCTTCGTCGCGCACCACTCCTGTGTCCCAGACTCTGCCTCCTTCGTCTGcccctcgtgcgccgccgccgccgagggcaAGCCCTTCTCCTACACGCCCGCGgggggcggccggcgcgcgctggacgagcgcgccgcgcgagtcctcctcgtcgccgcgcgGCTGGCCCACGATTCagtcgctcgcgccgccgccgcggcccgagAGGATGCGGAGCGCTGCGTCCGGGAAGCGGCCGTGGCGCGGAAGCGCTCCCGCGAGATGCTTGACGCGGCCTTCCGCGCGCTTGAGGCGGAGGCCAGAGAAGCCAAGAAGCCCGCTGCCGCACCGCCGCCCAAGAAGAAGATTCCGAAGAGCAGCGAGGCAAACAGAGACAAGCTGCTCAAGTTCAATGCCATGCAGCAGCCGGCGCTGGCATTCGCCgcggctgcagctgctgcagccAGCTCAATGCCATTGTCAATACCATCATCCAGGGAGGACAAGAAGCCAGTGAAACAGGAGGTTCAAGGTGAGCCAACATTGAACAGCATCAAAATGGGGAGCTAA